From the Thermococcus guaymasensis DSM 11113 genome, one window contains:
- a CDS encoding tetratricopeptide repeat protein, giving the protein MNVKEEWEKALAEKDCEKLLELFDDYIDIIEDEETLRKELKRLGEVAVQCDDPYDLLHEIGHVYAHLDDAEAGIELYKKVVERKKDDPEEYATALYYLADAYENFGMPKNAIETYERLLKLEEEVLKSEREIALTLANLAINYDDLGETEKAIELMERAREIFEKLNDEKNHMISLIDLAHFHYELGDYDTAEALIKKVLRNPRDDEIEINAKLVEAEIHAGREDYDKAFKALRDALLKAINVNDDVFGLVFDTLVDFIEGLFNENAYETIAKNMEGFAELFEDDTRHFFRAIAELARWRAGDDAAKKRFDELYAKVGNEELRSILDEWKRPKLSLSLGL; this is encoded by the coding sequence ATGAACGTCAAGGAAGAGTGGGAGAAGGCCTTAGCGGAGAAGGACTGTGAGAAACTGCTCGAGCTCTTTGACGATTACATTGACATCATCGAGGACGAGGAGACCCTCAGGAAGGAGCTGAAAAGGCTTGGAGAGGTGGCAGTTCAGTGCGACGACCCCTACGACCTGCTCCACGAGATTGGGCACGTTTACGCTCACCTCGATGATGCCGAGGCTGGGATCGAGCTCTACAAAAAGGTGGTAGAGAGGAAAAAGGACGACCCAGAGGAGTACGCGACGGCGCTCTACTACTTAGCCGACGCCTACGAGAACTTCGGTATGCCAAAGAATGCAATAGAGACATACGAAAGGCTCCTTAAACTGGAGGAGGAAGTCCTGAAGAGCGAGAGGGAGATAGCACTAACATTGGCCAACCTCGCGATAAACTACGACGATCTCGGCGAGACCGAGAAGGCCATCGAACTCATGGAGCGCGCGAGGGAGATTTTTGAGAAGCTCAACGATGAAAAGAACCACATGATAAGCCTCATAGACCTCGCCCACTTCCACTACGAGCTTGGGGACTACGACACCGCGGAGGCCCTTATCAAGAAAGTCCTCCGGAACCCGCGCGACGATGAGATTGAGATAAACGCCAAGCTGGTCGAGGCCGAAATCCACGCCGGCAGGGAGGACTATGATAAGGCCTTCAAGGCCCTCCGTGATGCCCTGCTTAAGGCCATCAACGTGAACGACGACGTGTTTGGACTCGTCTTCGATACGCTGGTTGACTTCATCGAGGGTCTCTTTAACGAGAACGCTTACGAGACGATAGCAAAGAACATGGAGGGCTTCGCCGAGCTGTTTGAGGACGATACAAGGCATTTCTTCAGGGCGATAGCCGAGCTGGCGCGCTGGAGGGCTGGAGACGACGCGGCGAAGAAGCGCTTCGATGAGCTTTATGCAAAGGTAGGAAACGAGGAGCTTCGCTCGATACTCGACGAGTGGAAGAGGCCTAAGCTTAGCCTGAGCTTGGGACTTTGA